The following proteins are co-located in the Apium graveolens cultivar Ventura chromosome 5, ASM990537v1, whole genome shotgun sequence genome:
- the LOC141724726 gene encoding uncharacterized protein LOC141724726: protein MSSNPVKDAGAPSGSNANKASLLKMEFSLDEVNYAIDILGEDAAVDELVDFIAATHIAEETEKDGVCTNHCHEEKNEVGNASDVLSGSLIAKKEILVEMNFSLDEINLAMEMLGNNVLCCDALLEILLVVFKYPCRHLGENTPVEKLVNYIIDFVRAEESEQDGVCSDHCNGESTEFSYVYTIIPYPFDIFFYYNFENIY, encoded by the exons ATGTCATCCAATCCAGTTAAG GACGCGGGTGCCCCAAGTGGTTCTAACGCTAATAAGGCGTCTTTGCTAAAGATGGAATTTTCTCTGGATGAAGTTAATTATGCAATTGACATACTTG GCGAAGATGCTGCAGTAGATGAGCTTGTAGATTTTATTGCTGCTACGCATATAGCAGAGGAAACAGAGAAGGATGGTGTATGCACAAATCACTGTCATGAAGAGAAGAATGAGGTTGGAAAT GCCTCTGATGTCCTCAGCGGATCTCTTATTGCTAAGAAGGAAATTTTGGTGGAAATGAACTTTTCCTTAGATGAAATCAATTTAGCAATGGAAATGCTTGGAAATAATGTTCTCTGTTGTGATGCTCTTTTGGAAATTCTTTTGGTTGTTTTTAAATACCCATGTAGACATTTAG GTGAAAATACTCCCGTGGAGAAGCTAGTTAATTACATCATTGACTTTGTGAGAGCAGAAGAAAGCGAGCAAGATGGCGTTTGTTCGGATCATTGTAATGGAGAAAGTACTGAGTTTAGTTATGTATACACAATTATTCCATATCCTTTTgacatatttttttattataattttgaaaatatatattaa
- the LOC141660605 gene encoding YTH domain-containing protein ECT2-like — translation MGRGTQMVDKLSQEKVWSNRNQVKVAQPGSGVSTLRSSAQRKTMVDKFETKFSGGSGNTDVSSEQNRGPRTSKLTNQLAVKSYTSVAGESDTLGSVIIDRNLYNKVDFSLDYVNAKFFVIKSYSEDDVHKSIKYNVWSSTPNGNRKLYIAYDDARRIAGEEPKGCPIFLFFSVNASGQFCGVAEMTGAVDFQKDMDFWQQDKWSGSFPVKWHIIKDVPNPNFRHIILENNENKPVTNSRDTQEVRYKKGMEMLKIFKQYTSKTSLLDDFMYYENRQKLQKQEKSRLTVRSYENSFILPHMEPPRKLILWVVVAGAAAAVNSPVPVAETLTAKPLDVVTVGLMPVKVNGFSNSVGFMTVGTIPLDAGALNLNEGGLSANSASRKG, via the exons ATG GGCAGAGGCACTCAAATGGTTGATAAACTTTCCCAAGAAAAGGTTTGGTCTAATCGTAACCAAGTAAAAGTTGCACAGCCCGGTAGTGGCGTGTCTACTTTAAGGTCAAGTGCTCAGAGGAAGACCATGGTAGATAAGTTTGAGACAAAATTTAGTGGTGGCAGTGGAAATACTGATGTATCTTCCGAGCAGAATAGAGGCCCTAGAACTAGTAAATTAACTAACCAATTGGCCGTAAAATCCTATACAAGCGTGGCTGGAGAAAGTGATACCCTAGGAAGTGTAATTATTGATAGAAATCTGTATAACAAGGTCGATTTTTCACTTGACTATGTGAATGCGAAGTTTTTTGTTATAAAATCATACAGTGAGGATGACGTGCACAAGAGTATCAAGTATAATGTGTGGTCATCCACACCTAATGGAAACAGGAAGCTGTATATTGCCTATGATGATGCTCGGAGAATAGCTGGAGAGGAGCCTAAAGGCTGTCCTATTTTCCTCTTCTTCTCT GTAAATGCTAGTGGTCAATTTTGTGGAGTTGCTGAAATGACCGGAGCAGTAGATTTTCAAAAAGATATGGATTTTTGGCAGCAGGATAAATGGTCTGGGAGCTTCCCAGTCAAGTGGCACATCATTAAAGATGTTCCAAACCCAAACTTCCGGCACATCATTTTAGAGAACAATGAGAACAAGCCAGTGACCAACAGCAGAGACACTCAAGAG GTAAGGTACAAGAAAGGCATGGAGATGCTTAAAATATTTAAGCAGTATACATCGAAGACGTCTTTGCTAGATGACTTCATGTACTATGAGAATCGGCAGAAGCTCCAGAAACAGGAGAAATCAAGGCTGACGGTCAGAAGCTATGAAAATTCGTTTATTTTGCCTCACATGGAACCGCCACGCAAGCTAAT CCTGTGGGTGGTGGTGGCGGGTGCTGCTGCTGCTGTGAATTCCCCTGTGCCTGTTGCAGAAACTCTTACTGCCAAACCACTTGATGTTGTCACCGTAGGTTTAATGCCTGTCAAAGTTAATGGATTTTCAAACTCTGTAGGGTTTATGACCGTTGGTACGATCCCTCTTGATGCTGGAGCACTAAACTTAAATGAGGGCGGTCTCTCTGCAAATAGCGCTTCCAGGAAAGGTTGA